The following is a genomic window from Streptosporangiales bacterium.
CGCCCTCGAGCCTTACCAGCGCGACGAGGTCGGCGCCCCGGCGCGTACCGGTCAGGTTGTCCTCGTACCGCGCGAACAGCTCAGGCGACGGCACGAGGGTGCCGGCGGCGTCGCGCGTGTCCGAGTACCACAACGACCGCACCACGCCCACGATCCGGGCCTCGACCCTCGGCCCTCCCGGCCGCCGGATGGGATCACCGGCGAGGAGCGCATCGGTCTGCTCCGGGGTGCGCAACCGGTAGGTGACGGTGTCCCCGACGCCCAGACCGGCGCGCTCGACGAAGCCCGACGTCACCACCGCCTCGTCGACCCGGCTCGGGTCGGCCAGCCGGCCGGCGACGACGACCGGCCGCTCGACGGTGCGCATGACGTCGGCGTCCGCGGGCACGAAGCGGACCGCGCCGCTGCCCGGCGGTACGCCGCCGAGCGGGACGTCGGCCTCGAGGAATGTCGAGATCGCCTCGACCTCGGGCAGGGCGCGCACGGCATCCCAGTCGAAGCGCGGATCGTTCGGCAGCACCACGGTGTCGCAGGGCAGGGTCTCGGCCAGCAACCGGTCGAGCGCCGTCGCGCCGCGCCTGGCCCCGGCGAACGACGCGAGGACGGTCGCGGTCGCGACGGCGACGAGCACCGCGAGGACGACCAGCTCGCGCCGGTGCCGGCGCGCCTCCAGCCGCAGCCACGCGAGCGCGAACGTCACGAGCCGTCCTCCGACGTGAGCATCGCAGCGGCGGGGTGCACGGTCACGGCGACTCCACGCGTCCGTCCCGCATCTTCACGGCGCGCTCGGCGCCGGCGGCGACGTCGGGAGAGTGGGTCACCATGATGATCGTCTGGCCGTCGTCGTGCAGCCGGCGGAACAGCTCGAGCACCTCGAGCCCGCCCTCGCTGTCGAGCGCGCCCGTCGGCTCGTCGGCGAGCAGCAGGGTCGGCTCGTTGACGAGCGCGCGGGCGATCGCGAGCCGCTGCCGCTGGCCACCGGAGAGCACCGCGGGCACCTGGTCGACGCGGTCGCCGAGGCCGAGCAGGTCGAGCAGGTCGCGCGCACGCGATCCCGCCTCTCTGCGGCTCATCCCGCCGAGCACGCCGGGCAGCACGAGGTTGTCGAGCGCGGAGACGCCGTCGAGCAGGTTGAAGAACTGGAAGACGAAGCCGATGTGGTGGCGGCGGAACCGTGCGAGCCAGTCCTCGTTGCGACCGTCGACGCGTTCACCGGCGACCTCGACGGTGCCCTCGTCCACGGTGTCGAGGCCGGCGATGACGTTCAGCAGCGTCGACTTCCCGCAGCCGGACGGACCCATCACCGCGACGAACTCGCCGGGGACGACGTCGATGTCGA
Proteins encoded in this region:
- a CDS encoding ATP-binding cassette domain-containing protein, translated to MMASSLDTAPSPEPTDAQPPAAVRVRGVRRTFAAELAPVRALRGVDIDVVPGEFVAVMGPSGCGKSTLLNVIAGLDTVDEGTVEVAGERVDGRNEDWLARFRRHHIGFVFQFFNLLDGVSALDNLVLPGVLGGMSRREAGSRARDLLDLLGLGDRVDQVPAVLSGGQRQRLAIARALVNEPTLLLADEPTGALDSEGGLEVLELFRRLHDDGQTIIMVTHSPDVAAGAERAVKMRDGRVESP